One part of the Dyadobacter sp. 676 genome encodes these proteins:
- a CDS encoding NUDIX domain-containing protein, giving the protein MEHNLKEFFDKALKEVSLDCTVFGFHDGELKVLLLRWKGTGEWSLPGGHILLDESADDAANRILTERTGLTEVYLQQFYTFGNVNRYVYHSEKELLEKLEGTFGKGFFDGIIFRRTVSIGYFALVEFAQVNPAPDWFTDECRWWSLADVPHLLFDHNEMIERALKALRQRIRNQPVGYNLLPEKFTMPELQRLYETILGRQFDRRNFQKLLLSYDILERLDEKRVGAANKSPYLYRFVKEKYDRAANEGISFSM; this is encoded by the coding sequence ATGGAGCATAATTTAAAGGAGTTTTTCGACAAGGCGTTGAAGGAAGTTTCGCTCGATTGCACAGTCTTCGGTTTCCACGACGGCGAACTGAAAGTGCTGCTGCTGCGGTGGAAAGGCACCGGCGAATGGAGCCTCCCCGGCGGGCATATCCTCCTCGACGAGTCGGCCGACGACGCCGCAAACCGCATTCTCACGGAACGGACCGGCCTGACGGAAGTTTACCTGCAACAATTTTACACATTCGGTAATGTAAACCGCTACGTGTACCATTCCGAGAAAGAGCTGCTGGAAAAGCTGGAAGGAACATTTGGAAAAGGCTTTTTCGATGGCATCATATTCCGCCGGACGGTATCCATCGGATATTTCGCGCTCGTGGAATTCGCCCAGGTGAATCCGGCCCCCGACTGGTTTACCGACGAATGCCGCTGGTGGTCGCTCGCCGACGTTCCCCATCTGCTTTTCGACCATAACGAGATGATCGAACGCGCATTGAAGGCCCTCCGCCAGCGCATCCGCAACCAGCCTGTTGGCTATAACCTCCTGCCGGAGAAATTCACCATGCCCGAACTCCAACGGCTATACGAAACCATCCTCGGCCGCCAGTTCGACAGGCGTAATTTTCAGAAACTGCTTTTGAGTTACGACATCCTGGAACGCCTCGACGAAAAACGCGTCGGCGCTGCCAACAAATCGCCCTACCTCTACCGTTTTGTAAAAGAAAAGTACGACAGGGCCGCAAACGAAGGGATTTCATTTTCTATGTAG
- a CDS encoding Gfo/Idh/MocA family oxidoreductase — protein sequence MNQSTNRRDFLKTAGLTALGLTVLPNLITRAAPSDRVRIAHIGLGGMGNNHMKWFADLPDAEIVALCDVDELHLGETKKRLEEMKPGIRVDTYGDFRRILERKDIDAITVATPDHWHAQIATLAFQAGKDVYGEKPLSYCLKEGKMMLKHLEKHNRVFQMGNQIHAGDNFHRVVELIQSGSIGKVHTVRLWKKPSTKELGSPTVQPVPKTLNWDMWLGPAPFTDYIPEKCHFTYRYFLDYSGGEFADFWCHIADVMYSAIHPQGLTKISARGTAYEGIADAPKTLDVDYEFGGLKVYWSSNPPRRPRRGRAGYRRILRGP from the coding sequence ATGAACCAATCCACCAACCGCCGCGATTTTCTTAAAACAGCCGGACTTACCGCGCTCGGGCTGACCGTTTTGCCTAATCTGATCACCCGCGCCGCGCCGAGCGACCGTGTGCGTATAGCGCATATCGGCCTGGGCGGAATGGGAAACAACCATATGAAGTGGTTTGCGGATTTGCCTGATGCTGAAATAGTTGCGCTTTGCGACGTAGATGAACTGCATTTGGGAGAAACAAAGAAACGGCTCGAAGAAATGAAGCCGGGCATCAGGGTGGATACTTACGGCGATTTCCGGCGCATTCTCGAACGAAAGGATATCGACGCCATTACCGTGGCTACGCCGGACCACTGGCACGCGCAGATCGCTACACTCGCATTTCAGGCTGGGAAAGATGTATATGGAGAGAAACCGCTTTCATATTGCCTGAAAGAGGGCAAAATGATGCTCAAACACCTTGAAAAACACAACAGGGTTTTCCAGATGGGAAACCAGATCCATGCAGGCGATAATTTTCACAGGGTCGTCGAACTGATCCAGTCGGGATCGATCGGGAAAGTACATACGGTGAGGCTTTGGAAAAAGCCGTCAACGAAGGAACTGGGCTCTCCTACGGTACAGCCTGTGCCCAAAACGCTGAATTGGGACATGTGGCTCGGCCCGGCGCCTTTCACGGATTACATCCCAGAGAAGTGCCATTTTACCTATCGCTATTTCCTCGATTATTCCGGCGGCGAGTTCGCGGACTTCTGGTGCCATATTGCCGACGTGATGTATTCGGCCATCCATCCGCAGGGACTGACGAAGATCAGCGCACGCGGGACCGCCTACGAAGGCATCGCCGATGCGCCTAAAACGCTCGATGTGGATTATGAGTTCGGCGGGCTGAAAGTATACTGGTCGTCCAATCCCCCCCGACGTCCCCGGCGCGGCAGAGCGGGGTATCGGCGCATTCTTCGAGGGCCATAA
- a CDS encoding TIM barrel protein — protein sequence MNTSRRQFLGRLGLVTAGLGFASSGSLTAGSRAKFSFDISLAEFSFASELFSGKMSNMDFPARAKNEYGITILEYVSGFFNNKHKDPAYLKELKQRCDDLGMRNHLIMVDGENLTALNDTARLKAVEAHYPWVDAAKFLGCTAIRVNLGDAMAMLSGKKEEGTPAELATAAVDGYGKLLEYAGKAGLNVIVENHFGVSTDPDWLVGVMKQLKAPNKGLLPDFGNFCAERSKPETMDIKGFMATKCVKEHDKYEGVKKMMPYARGISAKTHQFDARGNDPETDFIKMFKIIKDSGWNNGIVGIEYEGGLMREMGGDMAKPTNDEGIRKTKALLERVLQELG from the coding sequence ATGAACACTTCACGTCGTCAATTTCTGGGTCGGCTCGGACTGGTAACAGCGGGCCTGGGTTTCGCTTCCTCCGGTTCGCTAACGGCTGGATCCCGCGCCAAATTCAGCTTCGACATTTCGCTGGCGGAGTTTTCGTTCGCCTCCGAGCTGTTCAGCGGCAAAATGAGCAATATGGATTTCCCTGCCCGAGCCAAAAATGAATATGGTATCACGATACTCGAATACGTTTCCGGGTTTTTTAATAACAAACACAAAGATCCCGCTTACCTCAAAGAGCTGAAACAGCGCTGCGACGACCTTGGAATGAGAAATCACCTCATTATGGTCGATGGCGAAAACCTGACGGCCCTTAACGACACGGCGCGTTTAAAAGCCGTGGAAGCGCATTATCCGTGGGTGGACGCGGCTAAATTCCTCGGTTGCACGGCCATTCGTGTGAACCTGGGCGACGCTATGGCGATGTTGTCGGGCAAAAAAGAGGAAGGAACACCCGCCGAACTGGCGACAGCTGCCGTGGATGGCTATGGCAAACTGCTGGAATACGCGGGCAAAGCAGGCCTGAATGTGATTGTCGAGAACCATTTCGGCGTTTCAACGGACCCCGATTGGCTGGTGGGCGTGATGAAGCAACTGAAAGCGCCTAACAAGGGGTTGTTGCCCGATTTCGGGAATTTCTGTGCCGAAAGAAGCAAGCCGGAAACGATGGATATCAAGGGCTTTATGGCTACCAAATGCGTAAAAGAGCACGATAAATACGAAGGGGTGAAGAAAATGATGCCTTATGCGAGGGGCATCAGCGCCAAAACGCACCAGTTCGACGCGAGGGGTAACGACCCTGAAACCGATTTTATCAAAATGTTCAAAATCATTAAGGATTCCGGCTGGAACAATGGCATCGTAGGCATCGAATACGAAGGTGGTTTAATGCGGGAAATGGGCGGGGACATGGCGAAACCGACGAATGACGAAGGTATCCGGAAAACGAAGGCGTTGTTGGAAAGAGTGTTGCAGGAGCTGGGGTAG
- a CDS encoding FecR domain-containing protein, producing the protein MNTLSVNKTLLFQYFAGQASPAQKRLIAEWLALAENQELYFEWLAEWQSQSPQFLPDGRERYEAYVRYMRENPNMESKSAASSAENNAEGSFQPVETTRAGRRPWLMAAASVVVLGMTAWFGRDLILYKTYATQFGETRSVELSDGTRVILNANTSMRVPRFGFGENTREVKLNGEAFFNVTHTIDNKRFMVKTDDNFEVMVLGTEFSVYTRQKGGKVLLKKGKVHVLFSEGERKKELVMKPGDLVTMEKSAARPIVKPNADTQKLTAWTGNRFVFDKTPLSEVASQLREHYGIRVEIKDNRFANRTVSGTFQPESGEELLTLLSELFDFRLAREGEAYLILQK; encoded by the coding sequence ATGAACACATTGTCAGTAAATAAAACACTCCTGTTCCAATACTTCGCCGGCCAGGCAAGCCCGGCGCAAAAGCGGCTGATCGCCGAATGGCTCGCCCTTGCCGAAAACCAGGAATTGTATTTTGAATGGCTCGCCGAATGGCAGTCGCAATCGCCGCAGTTCTTGCCCGATGGCCGGGAGCGTTACGAAGCATATGTGCGCTACATGCGAGAGAATCCGAATATGGAGTCAAAGAGTGCCGCCTCCTCGGCCGAAAACAATGCGGAGGGGAGTTTTCAACCCGTCGAAACGACCCGCGCCGGCCGCCGTCCCTGGCTGATGGCTGCCGCTTCCGTGGTGGTTTTGGGCATGACCGCCTGGTTTGGCCGCGACCTGATTTTGTACAAAACCTATGCGACGCAATTCGGCGAGACGCGTTCCGTGGAATTATCCGACGGCACCAGGGTTATTTTGAATGCCAACACCTCGATGCGGGTCCCGCGCTTCGGCTTTGGAGAAAACACCCGAGAGGTGAAGCTGAACGGCGAAGCCTTTTTTAATGTAACCCACACCATCGATAATAAACGGTTTATGGTCAAAACCGACGACAATTTCGAAGTAATGGTGCTCGGGACGGAGTTTTCGGTGTATACCAGGCAAAAGGGCGGAAAAGTATTGCTCAAAAAAGGCAAAGTACATGTACTGTTTTCGGAAGGCGAGCGGAAAAAAGAGCTGGTGATGAAGCCGGGCGACCTTGTTACGATGGAGAAATCGGCCGCCAGGCCCATTGTAAAACCCAATGCCGACACGCAGAAGCTGACAGCCTGGACCGGTAACCGTTTTGTTTTTGATAAAACGCCGCTTTCGGAAGTAGCCTCGCAGCTGCGGGAGCATTACGGTATCCGGGTCGAGATCAAAGACAATCGTTTCGCCAACCGCACGGTGAGCGGCACATTCCAGCCTGAAAGCGGGGAAGAATTACTGACGTTGCTTTCGGAACTTTTCGATTTCCGCCTGGCGCGCGAAGGCGAGGCATACCTGATTTTGCAAAAATAA
- a CDS encoding SusC/RagA family TonB-linked outer membrane protein: MKQRSLLSLVCCGLMLAAAPPLNAQVLALNAHKNRMLPEQTTNQVKLLDVFLQLKKYYNADILFEESQMSGITVQDFVFDKNLSAEKNMEALLKSTNLTLKKVRKNAYMILPKRIETSAIGSRPSADLQVLAYNRAVVADIRISGTVTDANGEGLPGVNVLVKGTINGTNTDVNGKYVLDVPSAESVLVFTSIGFQKQEVTVGQRSVVDVKMAVETQTLDEVVVTALGIKKEKKALGYAISEVKGEELTQARSTNIANSLVGKVAGLNISSTATGPSGSSRIVIRGNGSISGNNQPLIIVDGIPINNDNLGSVAIGANREGSWTGSDRGDGISSLNPDEIESISVLKGATAAALYGSRASNGAILVTTKGGKADKGIGVEVNSNFLAEDLLFKSYKDYQYEYGLGSNGVKPTTVAETATRNSWGGRLDGSNAMNYDGVERPYVAAKDNLRKFYNVGTTFTNSVALTGATEKVTYRLSMNDLNNKGVLPNNTLRRNNFALNTNGNLGKRLSFVANAKYIIEKNHNRPRVNDSPGNANFTMYVLPTSLDVDVLKNAQFDANGNEKVWSDNQYTQNPYFATEQFRQDDNKKRVIASFEPKYTITDWLYLKGRIGFDNFNYRYKSIEPYGTGYVLRGSYTSSLREFTETNKELLVGINRKIGEKFAFNGLFGGNMMKQVTNLNEVSANNSFNIPFFYDVSNIDPAARTVTEAYIEKRINSVYGSAEFSYNNYLFVTATARNDWFSTLAKGKNSIFYPSFGLSFVASEAFKMPSAINYLKLRGSWAQAGGDTDPYNLSLYYSLSGAHLGSALAQINGTRVPNSGLQPLTSTVSELGLEAKLFNNLLNVDFAVYDRKTTDDIVSATISETSGYTSALFNVGAIRNRGIELLLGATIVNGKKFTWDASFNMGYNDSEVLSLYGDLQTLRVDQSRPGSAFIHQDVGKPYSQIKGYDFKRDANGNIVYNSQGLAMAGDIKTFGSGVSPYTLGLNNTFNYKGISLSVLVDGKFGGYIYSGTNALAYRFGLHEATLVGREGGVTGEGVTENGERNTAKAPAQAYYSNWYSAIATPFVYKSDFIKLRQIILQYSIPSRYLGRLPFKGASVSIVGRNLAVLMKKVPVIDPEATYNNGNAQGVEFAGTPPTRSYGVNLNLKF; this comes from the coding sequence ATGAAACAAAGATCATTACTGTCATTGGTTTGCTGTGGCCTGATGCTCGCCGCCGCGCCGCCTTTGAACGCGCAGGTGCTGGCCTTGAATGCGCATAAAAACCGCATGCTGCCGGAGCAAACTACCAATCAGGTGAAGCTGCTCGACGTCTTTTTGCAACTCAAAAAATATTACAATGCCGATATCCTGTTCGAGGAGAGCCAGATGAGCGGCATTACCGTCCAGGATTTTGTGTTCGACAAAAATCTTTCCGCGGAAAAGAACATGGAAGCATTGCTGAAATCGACGAACCTCACGCTGAAAAAAGTGCGAAAGAACGCATACATGATTTTGCCGAAAAGAATTGAGACTTCGGCTATCGGCAGTCGACCGTCGGCTGATTTACAGGTCCTGGCCTATAACCGGGCGGTTGTGGCCGACATCAGGATCAGCGGGACGGTAACGGACGCCAATGGCGAAGGTCTGCCGGGCGTGAACGTGCTGGTGAAAGGCACCATCAACGGTACCAATACCGATGTGAACGGGAAGTATGTATTGGATGTGCCTTCGGCGGAATCGGTGCTGGTATTTACCTCCATTGGTTTTCAGAAACAGGAGGTCACCGTCGGGCAGCGCTCGGTGGTGGATGTGAAAATGGCTGTGGAAACGCAGACGCTCGACGAAGTGGTGGTAACTGCTTTGGGTATCAAAAAAGAGAAGAAGGCATTGGGATATGCCATTTCCGAGGTGAAAGGCGAGGAACTCACGCAGGCGCGCTCGACCAATATCGCCAATAGCCTTGTAGGAAAAGTGGCCGGTTTGAATATTTCGAGTACGGCGACCGGTCCGAGCGGTTCTTCGCGTATAGTGATCAGGGGTAACGGCTCTATTTCCGGCAATAACCAGCCGTTGATCATCGTGGACGGTATTCCGATCAACAACGACAACCTCGGTTCGGTGGCTATCGGCGCCAACCGCGAAGGCTCCTGGACCGGCTCCGACCGCGGCGACGGCATTTCGAGCCTTAATCCCGACGAGATCGAGAGTATCAGCGTGCTGAAAGGAGCTACGGCCGCCGCATTATACGGCTCGCGGGCTTCGAACGGGGCTATTTTAGTTACTACCAAAGGGGGAAAGGCCGACAAAGGCATTGGCGTGGAAGTGAACAGCAACTTCCTGGCCGAGGACCTTTTGTTTAAATCCTACAAAGATTACCAATACGAATACGGCCTGGGCAGCAATGGGGTTAAACCGACCACAGTAGCCGAAACCGCCACGCGCAACAGCTGGGGCGGTCGCCTGGACGGCAGTAACGCGATGAACTACGACGGCGTCGAGCGCCCGTATGTGGCGGCGAAGGACAATTTGCGCAAGTTTTACAATGTGGGTACTACCTTCACTAACTCCGTCGCACTGACGGGCGCCACCGAAAAAGTGACCTACCGCCTCTCGATGAATGATTTGAACAACAAAGGCGTGCTGCCGAACAATACGCTTCGCCGCAACAACTTCGCATTGAATACGAATGGTAACCTCGGCAAACGTCTTTCATTCGTAGCCAATGCAAAATACATTATCGAGAAAAACCACAACCGCCCGCGCGTGAACGACTCGCCGGGGAATGCCAACTTCACGATGTACGTGTTGCCGACGTCGCTCGACGTGGACGTACTCAAAAACGCGCAGTTCGATGCGAACGGGAATGAAAAGGTGTGGTCGGATAACCAGTATACCCAAAATCCCTATTTCGCTACGGAGCAGTTCCGGCAGGACGACAACAAAAAGCGCGTAATAGCGTCGTTTGAACCAAAATACACCATTACCGACTGGCTGTACCTGAAAGGCCGTATCGGGTTCGACAATTTCAATTACCGGTATAAAAGCATCGAGCCTTACGGTACCGGCTATGTGCTCCGCGGAAGCTACACGTCGTCGCTGCGCGAGTTTACCGAAACCAACAAGGAGCTTTTGGTGGGCATTAACCGCAAAATCGGGGAGAAGTTTGCGTTCAACGGCCTCTTCGGGGGCAATATGATGAAGCAGGTGACCAACCTCAACGAAGTTTCGGCCAACAACAGCTTCAATATCCCGTTTTTCTACGATGTGTCGAACATCGATCCTGCGGCGCGCACGGTTACGGAAGCTTATATCGAGAAACGCATCAACTCGGTATACGGCTCGGCGGAGTTTTCCTATAACAACTACCTTTTCGTAACCGCAACCGCGCGTAACGACTGGTTTTCGACGCTGGCGAAGGGCAAAAACAGCATTTTTTATCCGTCGTTCGGGCTGAGCTTCGTGGCTTCCGAGGCTTTCAAAATGCCTTCGGCGATCAATTACCTGAAATTGCGCGGCTCGTGGGCGCAGGCGGGCGGGGATACCGATCCGTACAACCTCTCGCTTTACTACTCGCTCAGCGGCGCGCATTTGGGTTCCGCATTGGCGCAGATCAACGGCACACGTGTGCCGAACAGCGGTTTGCAGCCACTGACTTCGACGGTCTCCGAATTGGGTTTGGAGGCGAAATTGTTCAATAATCTCTTGAATGTCGATTTCGCGGTTTACGATCGCAAGACGACCGACGATATAGTAAGCGCCACCATTTCGGAAACATCGGGCTATACCAGCGCATTGTTCAACGTGGGCGCGATCCGCAACAGGGGTATCGAGCTGCTCCTGGGTGCTACTATTGTGAACGGCAAGAAGTTCACGTGGGACGCTTCGTTTAACATGGGCTACAACGACAGCGAGGTGCTCAGCCTCTACGGCGACCTGCAGACGTTGCGGGTGGACCAGTCGCGGCCCGGCTCGGCGTTCATTCACCAGGACGTGGGCAAGCCTTACAGCCAGATAAAGGGTTATGATTTCAAGCGCGATGCGAACGGCAATATCGTATATAACTCCCAGGGACTGGCTATGGCCGGCGATATCAAGACTTTTGGCTCCGGCGTATCGCCTTACACATTGGGTTTAAACAATACATTCAACTACAAAGGCATTAGCCTCAGTGTATTGGTAGACGGTAAATTCGGCGGCTACATTTATTCCGGCACCAATGCGCTGGCCTATCGCTTCGGTTTGCACGAGGCTACGTTGGTGGGTCGAGAAGGGGGCGTTACAGGCGAAGGCGTAACTGAAAACGGGGAACGCAACACGGCGAAGGCACCTGCCCAGGCTTATTACAGCAACTGGTACTCGGCCATCGCGACGCCTTTTGTTTATAAATCAGACTTCATCAAACTTCGCCAGATCATCCTTCAATATTCGATCCCAAGCCGCTATTTAGGCAGGCTGCCATTCAAGGGCGCATCGGTTTCGATTGTGGGGCGAAACCTGGCCGTGCTGATGAAAAAAGTGCCGGTAATCGATCCGGAGGCTACCTACAACAATGGCAATGCGCAGGGCGTGGAGTTTGCCGGTACGCCGCCGACGCGCTCGTACGGCGTGAACCTGAACCTGAAATTCTGA
- a CDS encoding RNA polymerase sigma-70 factor, whose amino-acid sequence MLSSPGSEYNEKGASWEVGREEPQEHKEADRVASDRVLPDRVYPDRVYPDRELFIRKTFEESPEEGCALLFRLYYSSLCSYAVRFLYSKDAAADLVSEMFYAFWKNRSYESVKSSYRAYLFKSVQNRAYNFLASELKNTDSFEIMPHYDVASTERPEALMYFEELASRIDRLVEQLPPQCQKAFMLNRFENKKIQEIATEMNLSSRTVEGHISKALSTLRQGLKDHWSWLIALASVFS is encoded by the coding sequence ATGCTTTCATCACCGGGTTCGGAGTACAACGAGAAGGGGGCTTCCTGGGAGGTAGGCAGGGAAGAACCGCAGGAACATAAGGAGGCAGACCGGGTCGCGTCAGACCGGGTCCTGCCAGACCGGGTCTATCCAGACCGGGTCTATCCAGACCGGGAGCTTTTTATCCGTAAGACATTCGAGGAAAGTCCCGAGGAGGGCTGCGCGTTGCTTTTCCGGCTGTATTACAGTTCTTTGTGTTCCTATGCGGTGCGGTTTTTGTATTCCAAAGACGCCGCGGCCGACCTGGTTTCGGAGATGTTTTATGCGTTCTGGAAAAACCGTTCCTATGAATCCGTGAAATCGTCTTACAGGGCTTACCTTTTCAAATCGGTGCAGAACCGGGCTTATAACTTCCTTGCCAGCGAGCTTAAAAACACCGATTCGTTCGAAATCATGCCGCATTACGATGTCGCGTCGACCGAACGGCCCGAGGCGCTGATGTACTTCGAAGAGCTGGCGAGCCGCATTGACCGCCTTGTGGAGCAACTTCCTCCGCAATGCCAGAAGGCGTTCATGCTCAACCGGTTCGAAAACAAAAAAATACAGGAGATCGCGACGGAAATGAACCTCTCGAGCCGGACGGTCGAAGGGCACATCAGCAAGGCGTTGAGCACATTGCGCCAGGGGCTGAAAGACCATTGGTCGTGGCTCATCGCGCTGGCTTCGGTTTTCAGCTGA
- a CDS encoding outer membrane beta-barrel protein, with amino-acid sequence MKRYYALIILTVIAQGSAFGQLEEGFRRWRAGVMTGPHLTIQVPEIPGVDQTVGIMTAADVGYALQNSHKGWSLHFQPGVNRWKTNQVNGEQGSDYYLEWKWKSATINLPLLVRYTILQGRVRPFAEMGASYLVRNYWKVKGSGQTCQNETCYPNEFDDKGNSSLEKGRFSALAGVGVEFGLGKITIPVTVRWNEQLKKIERFDDAFTGMQYTIPRSRTIQVAIGVTF; translated from the coding sequence ATGAAACGATATTACGCTCTCATTATATTGACTGTCATCGCACAAGGTTCCGCGTTTGGACAATTGGAAGAAGGGTTCCGGCGGTGGCGCGCGGGAGTTATGACGGGGCCGCATCTTACAATACAGGTACCTGAAATTCCCGGTGTCGATCAGACGGTCGGAATTATGACGGCGGCGGATGTGGGTTATGCCCTGCAAAATTCCCATAAAGGTTGGTCGCTGCACTTTCAACCGGGCGTCAACCGATGGAAAACCAACCAGGTGAATGGCGAACAGGGGAGCGATTACTACTTGGAATGGAAGTGGAAATCGGCGACGATTAATTTGCCGTTACTGGTCCGCTATACGATCCTCCAAGGCAGAGTGCGGCCATTTGCCGAAATGGGCGCCAGCTACCTGGTCCGCAACTACTGGAAAGTGAAAGGCTCGGGGCAGACCTGCCAGAATGAAACATGTTATCCCAACGAATTCGATGACAAGGGTAATAGCAGCCTCGAAAAAGGCCGGTTTTCCGCGTTGGCGGGCGTCGGCGTGGAGTTCGGTCTGGGGAAAATCACGATTCCCGTTACGGTACGCTGGAATGAGCAACTCAAAAAAATAGAAAGGTTCGACGATGCCTTCACCGGTATGCAATACACCATTCCCCGCTCCCGGACGATTCAGGTGGCAATAGGCGTGACGTTTTGA
- a CDS encoding VOC family protein codes for MEFKINQITPLLLVRDLDGSIAFYTQQLGFALAFRYEDFYAGIENDGHSIHLKTTYKPEQGEARPKNKEEIDLLFAVDNITSLFETISKKGVQIVQPLREMPYGNEFYIADPDGHVIAFVDR; via the coding sequence ATGGAATTTAAGATCAATCAAATCACTCCGCTGCTTTTGGTGCGCGATCTGGACGGAAGCATTGCATTTTACACGCAGCAGTTGGGCTTCGCGCTCGCGTTCCGTTATGAGGATTTTTACGCAGGCATTGAAAACGACGGGCATTCAATTCATTTAAAAACCACTTACAAGCCGGAACAAGGAGAGGCCCGGCCAAAAAACAAGGAAGAAATCGACCTGCTTTTCGCAGTTGACAATATTACTTCGCTCTTCGAAACAATTTCGAAAAAGGGCGTTCAGATTGTTCAGCCGCTTCGGGAAATGCCTTACGGCAACGAGTTCTACATCGCCGACCCGGACGGGCATGTGATAGCGTTTGTGGACAGATAA
- a CDS encoding START domain-containing protein produces MQKFILLLVTVVISWPAAAQTKWKLIAEEDQIRIYSSAVPDSKIKAIKVDCVVDASLVQVVALILDVEAGTQWVYKTKSCTLLKKVSPTDLYYHSEISLPWPLDNRDFVAHLVAKQNPATGVVTIDGPVVAGMAPVKKNVVRVKDSKGRWVLTPAAVKVRIEYMLHTDPGGYLPAWAVNAFAAEGPMETFKKMKQQLKLPKYSNASLTFIAN; encoded by the coding sequence ATGCAAAAATTCATCCTGTTACTCGTTACTGTTGTAATTTCCTGGCCGGCCGCGGCCCAAACAAAATGGAAGCTGATCGCCGAAGAAGACCAGATCCGCATTTACTCCTCCGCAGTTCCCGATTCGAAGATCAAGGCCATTAAAGTGGATTGTGTGGTGGACGCCTCGCTGGTGCAGGTGGTAGCGCTGATCCTGGACGTGGAGGCAGGCACGCAATGGGTTTACAAAACCAAGTCTTGCACGCTGCTCAAAAAGGTCTCCCCCACCGATTTGTATTACCATTCCGAAATAAGCCTGCCGTGGCCGCTGGATAACCGCGATTTCGTGGCGCACCTCGTGGCAAAGCAAAATCCGGCCACCGGCGTGGTCACCATCGATGGCCCGGTGGTAGCGGGAATGGCTCCCGTGAAAAAGAATGTGGTGCGGGTAAAGGATTCGAAAGGCCGATGGGTGCTCACCCCGGCAGCCGTCAAAGTGCGTATCGAATACATGCTCCATACCGATCCCGGCGGCTACCTGCCAGCCTGGGCAGTGAATGCCTTTGCGGCGGAAGGGCCTATGGAAACATTTAAAAAAATGAAACAACAGCTCAAATTGCCGAAATATAGCAACGCCTCCCTTACATTTATAGCCAATTAG